A single region of the Lotus japonicus ecotype B-129 chromosome 4, LjGifu_v1.2 genome encodes:
- the LOC130710468 gene encoding uncharacterized protein At4g10930 — protein sequence MEADFSMNDETVTLTHDPFDANHDNVNVDVEAERCGICMDTVVDRGVLDCCQHWFCFVCIDNWATITNLCPLCQNEFQLITCVPVYDTIGSNKVEDDSLYGEDDWSIEGTNNTLSFPSYYIDENAVICLDGDGCKIRNELSTIEGDSDLDTSIACDLCDRWYHAFCVGFDTEGTSESTWLCPRCTADEVSKGTDTNSTERATVEFNPDNSKGECHAEDSFSGKVSVTIADTGDTDVVVSMIGGNKWVSASSEKDILPLEVDGDPLPESCNLMSNTNNQNQGTEKTTMSPIREGEELELSLSHNMSCNQTSKSLVHDDLKENVNGARSKLSSFDGTEILDVSHVKTSPSRTESDMGLHLGLSVGSILSGDETENNACKDNVRVTGGKRKHVDYSYEQVHKKVDDGDGKPELSVEVSQKKIRVTDGQMTSANDSADALLSDNARKKPSLKHPPTQEVVTSDIMNIVKGTNRRLSKELTGTYACDKLAEKKESMAGLRVKKIMKRVSDDGESSLMVQNLRKEIREAVRNKSSIKFEENHFDPKLLEAFRAAITGPKTELVNKLSPSALKAKKSMLQKGKVRENLTKKIFGTSNGRRKRAWDRDCEIEFWKYRCTRASKPEKIETLKSVLDLLRGSSENLESKQTSEFEAKNSILSRLYLADTSVFPRKEDVKPLSVHTTIASSDQTKQNNPPGKGSNLSLDNNSVKTTEVNNLVLKAKVCSSGKKVDKKILHGLVGDKLASGKVSRSEGTLISSSTGAKVDTKESGLKSDSMKGDKRKWALEVLARKTAAASRNTANESQEDNAMFKGYPLLAQLPADMRPVLEACRHNKIPISVRQTQLYRLTERLLRNTNLPVMCRSADTELAVADAINIEKGVADRSNSKLVYLNLCSQELLHCKNNTKLTATTDANPPASSPVHTDQSEPSTDDLLTDPEVQIALKNAGLLGDSPPGSPCKDKETCNEDGVSGPENILELDSHPELDIYGDFEYDLEDEDFIGSSVSKVSNLKQEQSESKVKLVFSTMNFKNTDNVLDCTDCERSENKEVPGDAPCSPKCSNDAVHSESTNEAGIGQRSVSSEQLLCKGDVEPADSEFEELYGPDKEPLIKKFPDVESRSLCGEGKTDTLTEANYCHNDEKHVLDKTVNASKLSNDKSATVSETGEKIRKEEEKSDIAAKQSDSVNHVARKVEAYIKEHIRPLCKSGVITAEQYRWAVAKTTEKVMKYHSKSKNANFLIKEGEKVKKLAEEYVEAAQQK from the exons AGAGGATGACTGGTCCATTGAAGGGACGAATAACACTCTGTCTTTCCCCTCCTACTACATTGATGAAAAT GCAGTTATTTGCTTGGATGGTGATGGCTGCAAAATTCGAAATGAGTTGTCAACTATTGAAGGAGATTCTGATCTTGATACATCAATCGCTTGTGATTtatgtgatagatg GTATCATGCCTTTTGCGTGGGATTTGATACTGAAGGTACATCTGAGAGTACATGGTTATGCCCAAG ATGTACGGCTGATGAAGTTTCTAAAGGAACAGATACCAATTCAACAGAGAGGGCAACCGTGGAATTTAATCCAGATAATAGCAAGGGAGAGTGTCATGCCGAGGATTCCTTTTCAGGAAAAGTGTCAGTGACTATTGCTGATACTGGAGACACAGATGTTGTTGTCTCAATGATTGGCGGAAATAAATGGGTTTCGGCATCAAGCGAGAAAGATATATTGCCTCTTGAAGTTGATGGGGATCCACTGCCTGAGTCATGTAATTTGATGTCTAACACAAACAATCAAAATCAGGGGACAGAGAAGACAACTATGTCACCAATTAGGGAGGGAGAAGAACTGGAGCTATCATTATCACACAATATGTCCTGCAACCAAACTTCTAAATCCTTGGTGCATGATGATTTAAAGGAAAACGTCAATGGAGCAAGGAGTAAACTGAGTAGCTTTGATGGAACCGAGATACTGGATGTGTCCCATGTTAAAACTAGTCCATCTAGAACTGAATCTGATATGGGTCTTCATCTTGGTTTGTCTGTGGGCTCTATTTTATCTG GAGATGAAACTGAAAACAATGCTTGTAAGGACAATGTCAGAGTCACTGGCGGAAAGAGGAAGCATGTTGATTACAG TTATGAGCAAGTTCATAAAAAAGTTGATGATGGAGATGGCAAGCCTGAACTTTCAGTTGAAGTTTCTCAAAAGAAAATTAGAGTAACTGATGGTCAAATGACTAGTGCTAATGACTCAGCTGATGCTCTTCTTTCTGACAATGCAAGAAAAAAACCTTCTTTAAAACATCCTCCAACCCAGGAGGTTGTGACATCGGATATCATGAATATAGTTAAAGGGACAAACCGGAGGCTTTCCAAGGAACTAACTGGCACTTATGCTTGTGACAAGCTAGCTGAAAAGAAGGAAAGTATGGCTGGATTGagggttaaaaaaattatgaagagAGTTTCTGATGATGGAGAATCATCTTTGATGGTTCAAAATCTACGGAAGGAAATTAGAGAAGCTGTTCGTAACAAATCCTCTATAAAATTTGAGGAAAACCATTTTGatccaaagcttcttgaagcatTTAGGGCTGCTATAACGGGGCCAAAAACTGAACTTGTAAATAAGTTATCCCCTTCAGCTCTAAAGGCAAAGAAGTCAATGTTGCAGAAAGGAAAAGTACGTGAAAATCTAACAAAGAAAATTTTTGGGACTTCCAATGGAAGAAGAAAGCGGGCATGGGATAGGGACTGTGAAATTGAGTTTTGGAAATATCGTTGCACGAGAGCTTCGAAGCCTGAAAAGATCGAAACTTTGAAGTCAGTTCTTGATCTACTAAGAGGAAGTTCAGAGAACCTAGAATCAAAGCAAACTTCTGAATTTGAGGCCAAGAATTCTATCCTTTCTAGATTGTATCTGGCAGATACATCTGTTTTCCCACGGAAAGAGGATGTGAAACCTCTCTCTGTGCATACAACTATTGCTAGTTCTGATCAGACTAAACAAAATAACCCACCAGGAAAAGGATCAAATCTATCTCTTGATAACAATTCTGTTAAAACAACAGAAGTAAATAATCTTGTATTGAAGGCCAAAGTCTGTTCATCTGGAAAAAAAGTGGATAAGAAGATTTTACATGGTCTAGTTGGTGATAAGTTAGCTTCTGGCAAAGTAAGTCGCTCTGAAGGGACATTGATTTCTTCTTCAACTGGTGCCAAAGTAGACACAAAGGAGTCAGGGCTTAAGTCTGATTCTATGAAGGGTGATAAAAGAAAATGGGCATTGGAGGTTCTTGCGAGGAAAACAGCTGCTGCAAGCAGGAACACAGCAAATGAAAGTCAGGAAGACAATGCAATGTTTAAAGGATATCCTTTGCTT GCCCAATTACCAGCTGATATGAGACCAGTGCTGGAAGCTTGTCGCCACAATAAAATCCCTATATCAGTGAGGCAG ACACAGCTTTACCGCCTGACAGAGCGCTTATTGAGGAACACAAACCTGCCAGTCATGTGCAGATCTGCAGATACAGAATTGGCTGTTGCAGATGCTATTAATATTGAAAAAGGGGTTGCTGACAGATCAAACAGCAAGCTCGTGTATCTGAACCTTTGCTCACAAGAACTCTTGCATTGCAAAAACAACACAAAATTGACTGCAACTACAGATGCAAATCCACCAGCCTCATCACCAGTGCATACTGATCAATCAGAACCGAGTACTGATGATCTTTTGACTGACCCAGAAGTTCAAATAGCCTTGAAAAATGCCGGTCTATTGGGTGATTCACCTCCTGGCAGTCCATGTAAGGACAAAGAAACGTGTAATGAAGATGGTGTGTCAGGGCCCGAAAATATACTTGAACTGGATTCTCATCCTGAGCTGGACATTTATGGTGATTTTGAGTATGACTTGGAGGATGAAGATTTCATCGGTTCTAGTGTCTCAAAGGTCTCCAACCTAAAGCAAGAGCAAAGTGAGTCAAAAGTGAAACTTGTTTTCTCCACCATGAACTTCAAAAACACAGATAATGTTTTGGATTGTACAGACTGTGAGAGGTCTGAAAACAAGGAAGTGCCAGGAGATGCTCCCTGCTCACCAAAATGTAGCAATGATGCAGTCCATAGCGAGTCTACAAATGAGGCGGGTATTGGCCAGCGTTCTGTTTCTTCTGAGCAACTACTATGTAAGGGTGATGTTGAGCCAGCTGATTCAGAATTCGAAGAGTTATATGGCCCCGACAAAGAACcacttataaaaaaattcccAGATGTTGAATCAAGATCCTTATGTGGAGAAGGAAAGACAGATACTTTGACTGAGGCCAATTATTGCCATAATGATGAAAAACATGTCTTAGACAAAACAGTTAATGCTTCCAAACTCAGCAATGACAAATCTGCTACTGTATCTGAGACTGGTGAAAAAATCCGAAAGGAGGAAGAGAAATCTGACATTGCTGCTAAGCAGTCTGATTCTGTAAATCATGTAGCAAGGAAG GTAGAAGCATACATCAAAGAGCATATTAGGCCACTGTGCAAGAGTGGTGTGATCACGGCTGAACAATACCGGTGGGCTGTTGCAAAAACAACTGAAAAGGTTATGAAGTATCATTCCAAATCAAAGAATGCTAATTTCCTCATTAAGGAAGGGGAGAAAGTAAAGAAACTTGCCGAGGAGTATGTTGAAGCAGCCCAACAGAAATAG